One genomic segment of Rubripirellula tenax includes these proteins:
- a CDS encoding PepSY domain-containing protein has product MTNETESKNRKRRTRFTMVLRRVHLYAGLFLLPWVFLYGITGAMFNHYGLFSEANIVDVPSSALSGSALDDFPSADLLAQQVVEQLRLAVPDAKIEMVDSHQPEFVNDVILQVKEDKIKHLVHIDPVAKSAWVASSPDKKYQPDAMLAKIRNVDVPSRPYELAKTSVASVLESAGIGADGKSEPQGWCKLNFLATVDGTPARVTYVLRDGHVDVSKFEGKSGMSPRQFFMRLHTSHGRPPHWNARMMWSLFVDIMACAMVGWGVTGLVMWWQIKRTRLIGGAVMMLSIATAIGLYYGMIHFYAASKL; this is encoded by the coding sequence GTGACAAACGAAACCGAATCCAAGAATCGTAAGCGTCGTACGCGTTTCACAATGGTGCTAAGACGCGTGCACTTGTACGCCGGATTGTTTTTGCTGCCGTGGGTGTTTCTGTATGGCATCACTGGCGCGATGTTCAATCACTACGGACTGTTTTCCGAAGCGAATATTGTCGACGTCCCGTCGTCTGCTTTGTCGGGCTCGGCCTTGGATGATTTTCCGTCGGCCGACTTGCTCGCCCAGCAAGTCGTGGAACAGCTTCGCTTGGCCGTACCCGATGCGAAAATCGAAATGGTCGACAGCCACCAACCCGAGTTCGTGAACGACGTCATATTGCAAGTCAAGGAAGACAAGATCAAACACCTAGTTCATATCGATCCGGTGGCTAAGTCGGCCTGGGTGGCATCATCGCCGGACAAGAAGTACCAGCCCGACGCGATGTTGGCCAAGATTCGAAACGTCGATGTGCCATCACGCCCCTACGAGCTTGCCAAGACTTCCGTCGCCAGCGTACTCGAGTCGGCTGGGATCGGCGCCGATGGAAAATCAGAGCCACAGGGGTGGTGCAAGTTGAATTTCCTAGCAACCGTCGATGGCACGCCCGCTCGCGTGACTTACGTGTTGCGAGACGGGCACGTCGACGTCAGCAAATTCGAAGGCAAGTCAGGCATGTCGCCAAGGCAATTTTTCATGCGGTTGCACACGTCCCATGGCCGGCCACCCCACTGGAACGCACGCATGATGTGGTCGCTGTTCGTCGACATCATGGCTTGTGCGATGGTCGGCTGGGGGGTCACCGGATTAGTAATGTGGTGGCAAATCAAGCGAACGCGGTTGATCGGCGGGGCAGTCATGATGCTGAGCATCGCAACCGCCATTGGGCTGTACTACGGCATGATCCACTTCTATGCTGCATCCAAGCTTTGA
- a CDS encoding dienelactone hydrolase family protein encodes MRIQPVSSVQLDTAMGPMHTHLFRPDRPGKYPGVMLFAEIYQMTGPIARTAAMIAGHGFIVAVPDVYHEFTEPGEAFAYDQSGTDRGNALKTTKALSSYDADARAVIDFFRNDVGCTGRIGAAGICLGGHLAFRAAMNAEVKAAVCFYATDIHKRSLGKGMSDDTLDRIAEIQGEMAMIWGRQDPHIPNEGRRLIYEAMTAAEIEFTWHEFNGEHAFMRDEGHRYDPALAQLLNAMTVQHFTACLK; translated from the coding sequence ATGCGCATCCAACCCGTCTCCTCCGTTCAATTGGACACCGCGATGGGCCCCATGCACACCCACTTGTTCCGGCCCGATCGGCCGGGCAAGTATCCAGGGGTGATGCTGTTTGCCGAGATCTATCAAATGACAGGTCCAATCGCTCGCACGGCGGCCATGATTGCCGGGCATGGGTTTATCGTTGCGGTGCCTGATGTCTACCACGAGTTCACCGAACCCGGCGAAGCATTCGCCTATGACCAGTCGGGAACCGATCGTGGGAACGCACTGAAAACGACCAAGGCGTTGTCCAGCTATGACGCCGACGCCCGTGCGGTGATCGATTTCTTTCGCAATGACGTGGGCTGTACCGGGCGAATCGGCGCGGCGGGAATTTGCCTAGGCGGGCATCTGGCGTTTCGCGCTGCGATGAACGCCGAAGTCAAAGCGGCTGTTTGCTTTTACGCGACCGACATTCACAAACGCAGCTTGGGCAAAGGAATGTCCGACGACACTTTGGATCGCATCGCCGAGATCCAAGGAGAGATGGCGATGATTTGGGGTCGCCAGGATCCTCATATTCCAAACGAAGGTCGGCGGCTGATCTACGAAGCGATGACAGCGGCCGAAATCGAATTCACTTGGCATGAATTCAACGGTGAACACGCTTTCATGCGAGACGAAGGCCATCGGTATGACCCGGCGCTTGCACAACTGCTCAACGCTATGACAGTCCAGCATTTCACGGCCTGCTTGAAATAG
- a CDS encoding TolC family protein: MLPRHLFPNPVHSAPSYVTIAATSLLVGSTLLGCSSGRWAKKDVPQARRDTVVKTTPVDAQQMLLDESESLFQLASASTRSTSTQQVSTVAAKLPNSTTAIETSNKSDGVVTLAENLTLGDSEMIESVVAATASITAPLRPRDSNSVPDHFFDMTEAEMLSIAMANSPVLRPLGIRIVENPAAVTTVYDPAIASTDPFFGPAAALSEFDTRLSAGLSSQNNDRVFNNATLGGDVQELTQDLATLNTGVQKRGHSGTLFDFNTVHGYDNNNRAGNSFPNYWENQYEVGVRQPILQGGGREFNLIAGPNARPGFKFSNGIWIARLNNRISDAEFEIELRNFVRDLYSVYWDLKRQYKNYENVLAAESVAYDTWQSVWAKADSGVTGGEANKEAQARAKYYSYRRQAQIALGGDGSQDGLYVVERRLRQMIGLPVVDSQLIRPIDAVATAPITFDYDALISRAMTYRTELMNQSLRVRKEELLLVAAKNFLLPQLDLIGRYRLRGFGDDLAGNDGGQRFASAYKDFFSLDHQEFEFGVEMGVTAGRRQAHAAVRHAALQINRERVVLAEQQRAVQHQISDAHAGVASTYAAMETSTAQVEASRTRLESSEVLFEADKLQIEFLLDAQEELLRAETQLAGDQTRYAMALVEINAATGSLLSDLGIHVQDTACRTHTLFMP, from the coding sequence TTGCTACCGCGACACCTCTTTCCGAACCCGGTGCATAGCGCGCCGTCGTACGTCACGATTGCTGCCACTTCGTTGCTGGTTGGTTCGACGTTGTTGGGGTGCTCGTCCGGTCGATGGGCAAAGAAGGATGTTCCCCAGGCTCGCCGCGACACGGTCGTAAAGACAACGCCGGTCGATGCCCAGCAGATGCTCCTGGACGAATCCGAGTCGCTGTTCCAATTGGCATCGGCATCAACTCGATCGACATCAACGCAACAGGTTTCCACCGTCGCGGCGAAGCTGCCCAATTCCACGACAGCGATCGAGACTTCCAACAAATCCGACGGCGTGGTCACGCTTGCCGAGAACTTGACGCTCGGCGATAGCGAGATGATCGAAAGTGTGGTCGCAGCGACCGCGTCAATCACAGCACCGCTGCGTCCCCGAGATTCGAATTCCGTGCCGGATCATTTTTTCGATATGACCGAAGCCGAGATGTTGTCCATCGCGATGGCCAACAGCCCCGTGCTAAGACCGCTAGGAATTCGCATCGTCGAAAATCCTGCTGCCGTGACGACGGTTTACGATCCGGCGATCGCTTCCACTGATCCATTCTTTGGGCCCGCTGCGGCACTTTCGGAGTTCGATACAAGGTTGTCGGCCGGCCTGAGTTCACAGAACAACGACCGCGTCTTCAACAACGCGACGTTGGGTGGCGACGTTCAGGAATTGACCCAAGACTTGGCGACGCTCAATACCGGTGTTCAAAAACGCGGCCACTCAGGAACGCTGTTCGATTTCAATACCGTCCATGGCTATGACAACAACAACCGAGCCGGAAACAGCTTCCCCAACTATTGGGAAAACCAGTACGAAGTCGGCGTTCGGCAACCGATTTTGCAAGGTGGCGGACGCGAGTTCAACTTAATCGCCGGCCCCAACGCACGGCCAGGCTTCAAGTTCAGCAACGGAATCTGGATCGCTCGGTTGAACAATCGAATCAGCGACGCCGAATTTGAAATCGAGTTGCGGAATTTTGTTCGCGACTTGTACAGCGTGTACTGGGACTTGAAACGGCAATACAAGAACTACGAAAACGTACTCGCCGCTGAATCGGTCGCTTACGATACCTGGCAAAGCGTTTGGGCGAAGGCCGATTCCGGTGTCACCGGTGGCGAAGCGAACAAAGAGGCTCAGGCCCGAGCCAAGTACTACAGCTATCGCCGACAGGCCCAAATCGCATTGGGCGGCGACGGTTCCCAGGACGGTCTGTATGTCGTCGAACGCAGACTTCGCCAAATGATCGGTTTACCCGTTGTTGATTCACAACTGATTCGCCCGATCGATGCCGTCGCAACGGCGCCGATCACGTTCGACTACGACGCGCTGATCAGCCGGGCGATGACGTACCGCACCGAGCTGATGAATCAGTCGCTTCGGGTTCGCAAAGAAGAACTGCTGTTGGTCGCGGCGAAGAACTTCCTGCTTCCTCAACTGGACTTGATCGGTCGCTATCGACTGCGAGGCTTCGGTGACGACCTGGCCGGCAATGACGGAGGCCAGCGTTTTGCCAGCGCCTATAAAGACTTCTTCTCGCTCGATCACCAAGAGTTCGAATTCGGCGTTGAGATGGGCGTCACGGCGGGCCGTCGACAAGCTCACGCCGCCGTACGTCATGCGGCCCTGCAAATCAATCGCGAACGAGTCGTCCTAGCCGAACAGCAGCGCGCCGTCCAGCACCAGATCAGTGACGCCCATGCTGGCGTCGCGTCGACTTACGCAGCGATGGAAACATCGACGGCGCAAGTCGAAGCCTCTCGCACGCGCTTGGAATCATCGGAAGTTCTGTTCGAAGCCGACAAGCTGCAAATCGAATTCCTGCTCGACGCACAAGAAGAATTGTTGCGAGCCGAAACGCAGTTGGCGGGCGACCAGACTCGCTACGCGATGGCGTTGGTCGAGATCAACGCGGCAACCGGATCGTTGCTGTCGGACTTAGGCATCCACGTCCAAGACACCGCCTGCCGAACGCATACGCTGTTCATGCCATAG
- a CDS encoding ABC transporter permease — translation MTGNDESGQGKVTPALTIGGMIAAGTRHSWRISTSVALGVATATAVIVGALLVGDSMRGSLQGLTIERLGRTESVVAPGAFVPSDGIVRDGVSVVSLIYFPTGAVEARDDSGSLRRAGQIQIIAADDDFWDLDVSDIRPTAFPNDSGVVLNTSAAKELGVEIGDEVTLRLPTEQAVPADSPLGRRDIRSEGLPRMKVLDIIADRGLGRFAISPSQAAPSNVYVSRSVVADTLDRAGQANLLLFDSEVTPDDLNLDLSAYGLSLRRITQSYDGNVVFQYDSLTGDRLLLPEPVVDRIGATLKDETAVPVLTYLANAIERLDASGNLVASVAYSTISAVDTLGTSSASSGALNYTLPDDLSEDASGVVPMVINDWTANELSAAVGTRLRVAYYEPEVENGNEVERHFDAIITQIVPITEPATPYRRRRDATFDQFPTIFNDPGLTPIVPGVTDQDSISDWDLPFALQRTISKQDDLYWNNHRLTPKAFLPLAEGRRLFGSRFGDTTGLRFAADESSDVIGLESKILSALRPAMDDLGWQIRPIRAQQLAASKGTTPFDGLFLALSFFVIFSAIMLIAMLFRLGMVGRTKQFGTLMAIGWTPERVRSVALGEGLLVATVGVLIGIAGGIAYAMLVLWALRSWWVGAVTVPFLTFHWSWASIIVGGLLGWIVAVATMAITLRWILKFDAQALLSGRDLDTAVGRRQGKSRLPILGAVMIAVAIVIAVMGARAGGQSAAGGFIGGGMLLLMAGLVLIYDRLRQPRSITRSEGDSPYSLGSMISRSASRHPMRSTMTIGLMATAAFLIIAIGAFRLSPTERGTGGFSLVAQSAQPLYRDLGDASVQSELLGPDAGRFANTKVIPLRMRLGDDASCNNLYQATHPTVVGVPDGFDGQFDWIATDELPDGESAWMLLAKNAKGTQADPIPVVLDQNTAMWSLQMMGGIGEVRSFEYESGQPTFFRVVGLLSNSMLQGRMMIGENNFEHSFPSISGYRYFLIAAPPDDADGVASTLENRLGDVGMDVSRSDDVLAGMLAVQNTYLRTFQSLGALGLLLGTVGLAVAQLRSVLDRRVELAVMRAIGFTRRRLATVVMGETAFLLLAGIGCGALCAIIAVVPYSYISGTELPIVEPVLIVVGIMVAGMLAGLVAVARVGRMPLLESLRSE, via the coding sequence ATGACTGGAAACGATGAAAGCGGACAAGGCAAAGTCACGCCAGCGTTGACGATCGGCGGGATGATCGCCGCTGGGACTCGCCATTCTTGGCGCATTTCGACTTCGGTCGCTCTGGGCGTCGCGACAGCAACCGCCGTGATCGTCGGTGCGCTGTTGGTGGGCGATTCGATGCGAGGCAGCTTGCAGGGTTTGACGATCGAGCGTCTCGGTCGAACCGAATCCGTCGTTGCTCCCGGGGCGTTCGTCCCGTCGGACGGGATCGTTCGCGACGGAGTCTCGGTGGTTTCGTTGATCTACTTTCCGACCGGCGCCGTCGAGGCTCGCGATGACAGCGGTTCGCTGCGACGTGCGGGCCAGATTCAAATCATCGCCGCCGACGATGACTTTTGGGATCTCGACGTTTCCGATATCCGGCCCACAGCGTTTCCCAACGATTCGGGCGTGGTGCTGAACACGTCGGCGGCGAAGGAATTGGGCGTTGAGATTGGTGATGAAGTGACGTTGCGACTGCCCACCGAACAGGCCGTGCCTGCCGACAGCCCGCTAGGTCGGCGTGATATTCGCAGCGAAGGTTTGCCGCGGATGAAAGTGCTGGACATCATCGCCGATCGCGGCCTAGGGCGATTCGCGATCTCGCCCAGCCAAGCGGCGCCATCGAACGTTTATGTTTCACGCTCGGTCGTGGCCGATACGCTCGATCGCGCCGGCCAAGCAAACCTGTTGCTGTTTGATTCTGAAGTCACACCCGACGACTTGAACCTTGACCTGTCCGCCTACGGATTGTCCCTTCGCCGCATCACACAGTCGTATGATGGCAACGTGGTCTTTCAATACGATTCGTTGACAGGTGACCGATTGCTGTTGCCGGAGCCCGTCGTTGACCGCATCGGCGCGACGTTGAAGGACGAAACCGCCGTTCCTGTGTTGACGTATTTGGCAAACGCGATCGAGCGACTAGACGCGTCTGGCAATTTGGTCGCCTCCGTCGCTTACAGCACCATCTCGGCCGTCGATACGTTGGGCACCTCCAGTGCAAGCAGTGGTGCTTTAAATTACACGCTTCCCGACGATCTGTCCGAAGATGCTAGCGGCGTCGTTCCGATGGTTATCAACGACTGGACCGCGAACGAATTGTCCGCCGCCGTCGGCACGCGGCTACGCGTCGCCTATTACGAACCGGAAGTCGAAAACGGCAACGAAGTTGAACGTCATTTCGATGCAATCATCACCCAGATCGTACCGATCACCGAACCGGCGACGCCGTATCGACGTCGCCGCGACGCGACGTTTGATCAATTTCCGACGATCTTCAATGACCCCGGTTTGACGCCGATCGTTCCGGGCGTGACGGATCAGGACTCGATCAGCGATTGGGATCTACCCTTCGCGCTCCAGCGCACCATTTCAAAGCAAGACGATCTTTACTGGAACAACCATCGGTTGACTCCCAAGGCGTTCCTGCCTTTGGCCGAAGGACGACGTTTGTTCGGCAGCCGATTCGGTGACACGACGGGACTTCGGTTCGCCGCTGATGAATCATCCGACGTTATCGGGTTGGAGTCAAAGATACTATCGGCACTGCGGCCGGCAATGGACGATCTCGGTTGGCAGATTCGACCAATACGTGCTCAACAATTGGCAGCATCAAAAGGAACGACGCCGTTTGACGGTCTGTTTTTGGCACTCAGTTTCTTCGTGATTTTCTCGGCTATCATGTTGATTGCGATGCTGTTTCGCTTGGGGATGGTCGGGCGCACGAAACAGTTTGGTACGCTGATGGCGATCGGCTGGACACCCGAGCGAGTTCGGTCGGTAGCACTGGGCGAAGGTTTGTTGGTGGCGACGGTGGGCGTCTTGATCGGCATCGCCGGCGGGATCGCGTACGCGATGCTGGTGCTTTGGGCGCTGCGTTCATGGTGGGTCGGTGCGGTGACGGTTCCATTTTTGACGTTTCATTGGTCATGGGCCAGCATCATCGTCGGTGGCTTGCTCGGATGGATCGTCGCAGTCGCCACGATGGCGATCACGCTGCGATGGATATTGAAGTTCGATGCACAAGCGTTGTTGTCGGGCCGTGACTTGGATACTGCCGTCGGACGTCGCCAAGGCAAGAGTCGTTTGCCGATCCTGGGTGCGGTGATGATTGCCGTCGCGATCGTCATTGCCGTGATGGGTGCGAGGGCCGGCGGACAATCCGCGGCTGGCGGCTTCATCGGTGGTGGCATGTTGTTGTTGATGGCGGGCTTGGTACTGATCTATGACCGATTGAGGCAACCTCGATCAATCACCCGCAGTGAAGGTGATTCGCCTTACTCGTTGGGTAGCATGATTTCGCGAAGCGCTTCGCGTCATCCGATGCGTAGCACGATGACGATCGGCTTGATGGCAACGGCTGCGTTCCTGATCATTGCCATCGGTGCGTTTCGCTTGTCGCCGACCGAGCGAGGCACGGGTGGGTTTTCGTTGGTTGCCCAATCCGCTCAGCCGCTCTATCGCGACTTGGGTGATGCGTCGGTTCAATCGGAATTGTTGGGGCCGGATGCCGGGCGATTCGCCAACACGAAAGTCATTCCGCTGCGGATGCGATTGGGTGACGATGCGAGTTGCAATAATTTGTATCAAGCGACGCACCCAACCGTCGTGGGAGTTCCTGACGGATTCGACGGACAGTTTGATTGGATTGCGACGGACGAATTGCCCGATGGCGAGTCCGCGTGGATGCTGCTGGCCAAGAATGCTAAGGGCACCCAAGCCGACCCGATCCCCGTCGTGCTGGACCAGAACACCGCGATGTGGAGTCTGCAAATGATGGGCGGCATCGGAGAAGTTCGTTCGTTCGAATATGAATCGGGTCAGCCGACCTTCTTTCGGGTCGTCGGACTGCTTTCCAATTCGATGCTGCAGGGCCGAATGATGATCGGCGAAAACAACTTTGAACACAGTTTTCCTTCGATCAGCGGCTATCGTTACTTTCTGATCGCGGCACCGCCAGACGATGCCGATGGTGTTGCATCAACGCTGGAAAACCGACTGGGTGATGTGGGGATGGATGTGTCGCGAAGTGACGACGTGCTGGCAGGCATGTTGGCGGTCCAGAACACTTACCTGCGGACCTTCCAAAGCCTTGGTGCGCTCGGGTTGTTGTTGGGCACGGTGGGATTAGCGGTTGCCCAACTGCGCAGCGTCTTGGATCGTCGTGTAGAACTGGCCGTTATGCGAGCGATCGGATTCACGCGGCGCCGCTTGGCAACCGTCGTGATGGGCGAGACCGCGTTTCTGTTGCTGGCGGGAATCGGATGCGGTGCGTTGTGTGCGATCATTGCGGTCGTTCCTTATTCGTACATCAGCGGCACCGAGTTACCAATCGTTGAACCGGTTTTGATCGTCGTCGGAATCATGGTGGCCGGAATGTTGGCAGGACTGGTCGCGGTGGCACGCGTCGGTCGCATGCCGCTGCTCGAATCATTGCGGTCAGAGTGA
- a CDS encoding lipoate--protein ligase family protein, translated as MHQVTELNRPGIAVTAADQLATDETMLLIADRANSEDAHGKDERVDVDTEFIRVWQFDSPTVILGRSSRIADEVDQDFCRASGIPVLRRCSGGASVVGGPGCLMYSVVLSFDEKPELQKIDAAHKHVMAHILRSVMAQLPDAAMQGICDLTWNNRKCSGNSLRVARRHLLYHGTILHDFDLELLARCLTHAPRQPEYRDGRDHDEFVTNIPIDPNRFESDLMTQFQVTKTINAAAWIDQIDQLRRDRYDSAAWHVRH; from the coding sequence ATGCACCAAGTGACCGAATTGAATCGCCCAGGCATCGCGGTCACCGCGGCCGATCAATTGGCGACGGACGAAACGATGCTGCTGATCGCCGACCGTGCGAATAGCGAGGATGCCCATGGTAAGGATGAACGTGTGGATGTGGACACCGAGTTCATTCGCGTTTGGCAGTTCGATTCACCGACGGTGATCCTGGGGCGATCATCGCGAATCGCGGACGAAGTCGATCAAGATTTCTGTCGAGCCAGCGGAATCCCGGTGCTTCGTCGCTGCAGTGGCGGCGCGTCCGTCGTGGGTGGGCCAGGCTGTTTGATGTACAGCGTCGTGTTGAGTTTTGATGAAAAACCGGAGTTGCAGAAAATTGACGCCGCGCACAAGCATGTGATGGCACACATTTTGCGTTCCGTCATGGCGCAGTTGCCCGATGCGGCGATGCAGGGCATTTGCGATCTGACCTGGAACAATCGAAAATGTTCGGGCAATAGCCTGCGGGTCGCCCGCCGACACTTGCTGTATCACGGGACGATTTTGCACGACTTTGACTTGGAACTGCTAGCTCGATGTTTGACCCACGCGCCGCGGCAACCCGAATATCGAGACGGCCGCGATCACGACGAATTTGTGACCAACATCCCGATCGACCCGAATCGATTCGAATCCGATTTGATGACTCAGTTCCAAGTGACCAAAACGATCAACGCGGCGGCCTGGATTGACCAAATCGATCAATTGCGACGCGATCGATACGATTCGGCGGCATGGCACGTCCGACACTAA
- a CDS encoding UTP--glucose-1-phosphate uridylyltransferase, translated as MSDKTDIHQTLQEQLALFGQEHVLRFWGQLDETGRTQLSAQIADIGLDQLKLLVEGQDVKQDFAAMADRAMSPPSVRADGTGAAWSVDEAIRHGEAALAAGEVGAILVAGGQGTRLGFDQPKGMFPAGPVSKRTLFQIFADRLRAIGDRYGTEVPWYVMTSDATDAETRQYFEDNNYLGLHPDQVRIFKQGTMPAVDAASGKLLLASKDSLALSPDGHGGTVGALDRSGCLDDADRRGVKYLAYIQVDNPLANLCDAVLIGHHVMAASEMTTQVVRKRYPTEKVGNVVLVDGRVQIIEYSDLPESSAVATNDQGELKLWAGNIGVHMIDVAFLRRMSRTSDALPFHRASKKVGHVDDQGRSVDPAEPNATKFERFIFDLLPYAENAFVVEALPSEAFAPVKNAEGAATDTASLARAAVSDLHKGWLRAAGADVSDTAVVEINPRFAMSAEQVREKISSNLKIDSDRYFDN; from the coding sequence ATGTCCGACAAAACCGATATTCATCAAACCTTGCAAGAGCAACTCGCCCTCTTTGGCCAGGAGCACGTTTTACGTTTCTGGGGTCAGTTGGACGAAACCGGCCGCACTCAATTATCAGCCCAGATCGCTGATATCGGCTTGGATCAACTGAAGTTGTTGGTCGAAGGCCAGGACGTCAAGCAAGACTTTGCCGCCATGGCGGACCGAGCCATGTCGCCGCCTTCGGTAAGAGCCGACGGGACGGGCGCGGCGTGGTCGGTCGACGAGGCGATCCGACATGGTGAAGCGGCGTTGGCGGCCGGTGAAGTCGGTGCGATTTTGGTGGCCGGTGGCCAGGGCACGCGATTGGGATTCGATCAACCCAAAGGCATGTTCCCCGCCGGTCCGGTATCGAAGCGGACGTTGTTCCAAATTTTTGCGGATCGATTGCGGGCGATCGGCGATCGCTATGGGACGGAAGTTCCCTGGTACGTGATGACGAGCGATGCGACGGACGCGGAAACTCGCCAGTACTTTGAAGACAACAATTACCTAGGCCTTCATCCGGACCAAGTTCGGATTTTCAAACAGGGCACCATGCCGGCCGTGGATGCGGCGAGCGGCAAGTTGTTGTTGGCGTCGAAGGATTCGTTAGCACTTAGCCCTGATGGTCACGGCGGTACGGTGGGAGCACTCGATCGCAGCGGGTGTCTCGACGACGCGGACCGTCGCGGCGTGAAATACTTGGCCTACATCCAAGTCGACAATCCGCTGGCGAATCTTTGTGACGCCGTCCTGATCGGTCACCACGTCATGGCCGCTAGCGAGATGACCACTCAAGTCGTCCGCAAACGCTACCCAACCGAAAAAGTCGGCAATGTTGTTTTGGTGGATGGGCGAGTCCAGATCATCGAATATAGCGATTTGCCCGAATCGTCAGCCGTGGCGACCAACGACCAAGGCGAGCTAAAGTTGTGGGCCGGCAACATCGGCGTTCACATGATCGATGTTGCGTTTTTGCGACGAATGAGTCGAACATCGGATGCCCTGCCGTTCCACCGCGCGTCGAAGAAAGTCGGCCATGTCGACGACCAAGGTCGATCGGTTGATCCGGCTGAACCGAATGCGACGAAGTTCGAACGTTTTATTTTTGATCTGCTGCCGTACGCCGAAAATGCCTTTGTGGTCGAAGCCCTGCCTAGCGAGGCGTTCGCTCCGGTGAAGAACGCCGAAGGTGCCGCGACGGATACCGCTTCCTTGGCCCGAGCCGCCGTTTCGGACCTCCACAAGGGTTGGTTGCGAGCCGCAGGTGCAGACGTCTCGGATACCGCCGTGGTTGAAATCAACCCACGATTTGCGATGTCCGCCGAACAGGTCCGCGAAAAGATCTCTTCCAATTTGAAGATCGATTCCGATCGATATTTTGACAACTAA